A stretch of DNA from Lysinibacillus sp. B2A1:
GCCAATCAAGAATTAAATCAGACAATTGCATATATGGTAGAAAAGGAAAAAGACTATGTTCGAGAAAATTATGAAGCACAATTAAATAATTTACAAAGCCAAATTAATCCGCATTTTCTTTACAACACCTTAGACAATATTAATCAATTAGCTATGATTCATGAAGTTGAGGAAATCTCTACTTTAAGCGTTGGTCTAGCAAAGCTTTTTAGATATAACACGGGCAATAGTGAAAAGGAAACAACAATTGAAAAAGAGCTAGAAATTATTGAAGAATACATTAATATTATGAAAATCAGAGTTTCTTATTTAGTATTTGATTTTCAGATAAAAGATAATGATTTATTACAAAGTGCTATTTTAAAATTTACACTTCAGCCAATCGTTGAAAATATTTTTAAACATGGTTACAGCTATAAAGAGTCTATATCGATAAATATTGCTATTTATCGAAAAAAAAATGATGTCGTAATTGATATTTATAACAATAGCGAATATAAGGACATTGCTCAAATAGCTATGCTAAATGAAAAAATAAATGAAGAAAATCATGAGGGTAGTATTGGATTGAAAAATGTAAATAGACGATTAAAGATAAAATATGGGGAAGCATATGGTGTTACAGTTCTAGTTAATGAACAAAAATACTTTGTGTCGAGAATTCTATTACCATATAAGAAATAATGTCTTCTAACAGTGAGGTGAGCTCTATGAATATATTTATAGTAGAGGATGAGAACTTTATTAGAGAGGGACTAAGCTTTTTTATCAACAGAAATTTTACTGAATCCCTACATGTCTTTTCTTATGCAACTGGGGAAGACATGTTACTGGCAGCTAAAGATATTTCCCCTGACATCGTTTTATCAGATATTAATTTACCAGGGATGAGTGGAATAGAGGCTGTATGGGAGCTAAAAAAGTTCCATCAGTTTAAGGTGATTTTTTTATCAGGCTATGATGACTTTCAATATTTGCAAAGTGCTATTCAAATTGGAGCAGAGGATTATATTTTAAAGCCGATTGATTATAAAAATCTAAAGCTAAAGCTGTCACAAACGATGGAAGCATTGAGCATGAAGAGACAAGTAGATTATTCCATCAAATATTATCAATTATTAAATTTAATATTGGCCTTTGATCAACAAATGACGGATAGTAATATTTATTCATTTGAATACTTTGTTGTCAGCATCAATCAAACAAAAAATACAGGAATTCCACACGCTCATGAGCTATTTCATTTTAATATTTTTGGGGAACATATTGAAATTATGAATACTGATTTTGTTTTGTCGTATAGTCAGGATCATCATATTGTTCTGCAAAGAAAAGACTTACATGATGTAAATCGAGCTGTGCTGGAGTTACTGCTGAAGAAGCATCTAAATACAGGCGGCACTGCGCTAAACAAAAGAAAACCCATTTTTGATAATCAAATCTTTACGGATGAATTTAAATTACAAGAATTTATAGCGATTTTACAAAATACAAACATTGAATTTCAGCAAAGATTAGAATTTATGATTACGTTCTTACTACAATATAGCATCCATTTCAATTGCTTTGAAACGTATAACAGTGCCCAAAAAATTATTAGTATTCACCATCAAATGATTAAAGAAGACAATCTATCAACAATAGTAAATAGCTATATCGAGCCGCTCGTAGATAAAATACTTAATTTACATGGCAATAGGGATGATTTAGGTAAAAAAATAGTCGATTATATTTATACGCATTTTGATGATCCACAGTTGGATTTAAATTACTTATCAGGCATATTTAATAAAAGCCAAGCAAATTTAAGTATATTAATTAAAAAAAGCATTGATAAAAATTTCATCCACCTATTAAATGAACTACGAATTGATAGGGCAAAGCAGCTATTAGTTCATAGTAATAAAAGAAATAATGAAATTGCTTCGTTAGTGGGCTATAGTAATGAGGAGTATTTTAGTAAAGTATTTAAAAAATATGTTGGAATGACACCAGCCAAATATCGATCAATTTAAATAGCAAGTGGATTTTGATTAAATAAGAATAGAATGATCGAGTGAGCATTTTAAGCTATATTAACCCTCTTACATCATTGGTTATCACAACGATGAGTAAAAAAATGACTATGCTACAAATAATAGAAGCTATTCTATTACTTAGTGCGACCTTTATTAGTGAAATAGATCAGAAAGAACGAAAATAATGATAATTAACTGAGGCTATCTGAAAAATTAGAGGAAATCTGATTTTTCGGATAGCCTCTTTACTATGTAATTTGCAATTACTCATTCATTTAACATTTAAAAGTCCATGTTTTATGGCAGTAACAACAGCACCAACACGTGAATTTACATCAAATTTTTGAATTATAGACGAAATATGGTGCTCTACTGTTCTTTTACTTATCCCCATTTCTAGGCTTATTTCACAATTTGTTTTGTCTTCTGCTATATGTAATAGTATTTCTAGTTCTTTCGCAGTTAATTTCTTTTCAGAAAAATTAGCCTGAATTTGCGGAAGCATCTTATTCGTTTGATGAATGTATTTCCCCTCATTTAAATTTTCATTTGTCTTATTAGTTTCTTCCTCTATTCTTACACCAGTATGGTTTTTAATTAGAATAGGGGGATGATTAGGCATATTCTTTAGTAGATGGTTGAATAAATGAAGACCGTTAAAGGATTTTATAGAAATATCCAAGACTATCTTGGATGGATAAATATCTGTAAATAACAAGGAAGGGTCTGGGATTCCCTTAACAGTATAATCAAGATTTTCTGTTTGAGTTTCTAGTAGCTCTGTTTTTTCTACAAATAACACATTAATGTTCATCATTTCCACTCCGTTCTATAACAAGATGAGATATAGGAGAAAAGATCATATGTTTCATCTAGGAAGCTATCGAACAAACTTTAAATGAAATCTGTTCTTTATTATCCATATATTAGCATAAATAGTTTTGCTATTTCTATGTAATTTGTGAAAAAATATGGAAATTTAAAATGAGTTAAGAACTATGTAAAAATATCTATAGTTTTGAAATTAAAGAAGGGTGACAAATACTCGCGAACCTACATATTTTCGTGAGTATCTGTGAAAAATTATAGGTGTTTTCCGTATAAATTATTGCGAGATATACCGATTTTTTTTATATGAAACCTGTTAGACTTTAAAAAAAGCAAATGACTTTAAGTAGGTCAATTGTTTTGTTAAAGGGGAGGTGACATTATGTTAAAACAAATTAATAAGGGATTTAGTTCCGAAGTTAGTCTTTCCAGAACATGTATTTTATGTGACAAGCGGGATACTTGTATTCACTGTGACAATTGGGATTGGACGTGTGAGAAGGGTAGTGAATTTTGCATTTTCAGTGATCATGATGGGTAATGTTTATAGAAACTTATGAAATGGTGTGGAGTAAATGCATTTAAATGACACATGTATTTGCTCCACATTGCATATTGTAAACTTATTATGAATACGAGGGGAATTCATTTATGTCTATCAATATTTTAAATACTACGAAAACAATTGCAGTTTCTAATATAAAAATAGTACGAGAGAATAAAAAAAACTATGTGTATGTTCCTGTTTCAAATGCATTATTTGAAATTGATGATACTATTCATTTTATCTTGACAAGCAAACTAAAAAGTACGACAGAAATCTATAACCAGTTGAAGAATAAAATCAATGAAATTGAATTTAAAAACATAATAGATGCTTTAATTGAAAATAAGCTAATAAATTATGTAGAAGAAAAAACACTTATATCTCCTGAAAAATTTAAAAATATTAGTGCAATCACATTAATGATGGTACAGGAGTGTAATTTGCGCTGTAAATATTGTTATGCTGGCGATGGTGAATACAATGAAAAGGGCAGAATGTCATTAAAAACGGCAATTGCAGCAGTTGATTTTTTGATAGCACAATCAGGGAATAGAAATAATCTGTCAATTGTATTTTTTGGTGGGGAGCCATTGCTGAATTTCGATGTGCTTAAGAAAATTGTCGAGTATGCAAACGCGCAATCAGAACTATACAATAAAAATATTAGTTATAGTATGACCTGTAATGGAACATTAATAAATAAGGATATTACAAAGTTTATAGTTGAGAATAAAATTGCTGTTCAAGTGAGTGTTGATGGGAATGAAAATGCCCATGATATAAATCGATTTTATGGAAATAAAAAAGGTAGTTATGAGGTTATTATAAAACGAACAGAAGAACTAAGAAATAAAAGAAAGCTAGGAGTTAGATCTACAATTACTCCTGAGAATACAGATTTAGTTGAAATTTATAATCATTTATTTGATTTAAATTTCAGAAGCATTTATGCTGCACCTGCTATTCAAATGTTTACAGAGGAGCAATTTATTGAACTTAATGAAAGCTATAATAGTTTGATACAATATTTCGAAGAATTAGTAGAAAACGAAGAATTTCATAAGGCTGTTAAAATCAATAATATTATGAAAAATTTAGAACGCATTCATGCTGGTTATGAATCTACATATTCATGCGGAGCTGAAGTGAATTTTTTAGCTGTAGACATTAATGGTGATTTTTATCCCTGTCATCGATTTGTAAACAATAAGGAATATAAGCAAGGAGATATTTTTGAAGGTGTAAATGAAGTTTCGAAAACAGATTTTCTAATGGAAGCGCATGTTTCAAACAGGTTAAATTGTAATAGTTGCTGGGCTAAAAATCTTTGTGGTGGTGGATGTCATCATGAGAACTTAGAAATGACAGGAAAAGTAACTAATCCACCTAAACAGTATTGTACTTTAACAAGAAAACAATTAGAAGGCTGTTTACATCTATATTTGCGTTTAACAGAAGAACAAAAAGAAATACTTTTAGAAAAGAATAAAGAGAAAGAGTTTGTTCGAAATGGAAATCAAAATTAAAAATCTAACGAAAAGCTATAAGAGTATCCGTGTTCTAGAAAATATTTCACTGGAAATCAATATGGGCGTTTTTGGATTGCTTGGCGAAAATGGTGCAGGAAAAACAACGTTAATGGAAATCATCTCTACTTTAATTCCTTTCAATCAGGGTGAAATAGAAGTAGCCGGAATTAACTTAAAAGACAATCCTCATGAGGTTCGTAAAATGTTAGGGTACTTACCGCAAAAATTTGATTTTTTTCCAAACGTAACTGTCGAAGAAACTTTAGATTATCTATGTAGGCTAAAAGGTATACATAGAAAGGATGTACGCTCACAAGAGATTAATTTAAGACTTCAAGAGGTTAGCTTATTCAACGAACGAAAGAAAAAGGTTCAGGAACTTTCAGGTGGTATGAAGCAACGACTTGGCATTGCACAAGCATTAATAGGTGATCCTAAAATAATACTAATTGATGAACCAACTGTCGGCCTGGATCCTCATGAACGTGTATCGTTTCGAAATTTAATTAACAGTATAAGTCGAAATAAAATTATTTTACTGTCTACACATATTGTGCAGGATATCTCCTCAACCTGTAAGAGACTTATGATTCTCCAAAAAGGAAAAATCAATTATATAGGTGATACAGCTCAACTTATTCAACAGGTTCAGGGGAAGGTTTGGCTTCATCGCACAAAAAGTAGCCCTGATGAAATTATTCAATCCAAGTTGTTTGTATCCCTGCAAGAAAGAGAGCACGATATTGAAATACGATATATTGCAGATGAACCTATTCCAGGAAGTGCTGTAACAGCTCCTACATTAGAGGATGCGTATATTTTTATCAATAGAAAAGAGCAAACGATGCTATGAATGAACTAATCGTATTATTAAATTTTGAGTTTAATAGACTAATAAAAAGTCTAGCAATCATTATTAGTTTAGTAATTTTTATATTTGTAGTACCTATAATGGTTATATATTTAAATTCGTTGGATGAAGTTCAAGGGAATTGGTACGCAGCTCTTCAAATACAAATGATTTTTCTTATTATACTTATTCCAAGCGTAGTTTCATATGTATGGAAAGGTTACTTACATACATTTGAGCGAAATGTTATTTTGCTTAAACTAAACAAAAAGCCTATGTATATATTAGCCAAAATGATGGCCATCATATTGTTAATTTATATTGTGATTTTAATTTTTTATATTGTTTTATTTGGCTATTTTAAAGGAATGATTTCAATAACATTAATGTTCATTACTCTTTTTCAAGTAATGAGTACTGTTTTATACTGTGTAGCATTTAATTTTTTAATCGCCTTTTTTTTAAAGCGCACAATCTATCTTCACATTATAACAATATTGTATTTATTACTTAGTATACAATTTATTAATTCACCCTTTTTATCTATCTGGTTTAATCCAGATTTACTTGAGACACAGTTGGTAAACCTTGTGTTTAATTTAAAAAGAATAGTTTTTTTATGTCTGGGAGTTTTTTTTATCGTTTTTAGCGTCTATCTTTTTGACAGAAGGATGAAAGAAATATGAAAGATATAAGCTTATTTTGGTCTAAGGTTATCGTTCGTAATGATTATCTCTTCACTTATTATGCGTTAGTACTAGCCTTGTTCATTTCACAATTTTTCTTTACTGTAAATGATGCACAAGCGATGATTCCTTTATATGGTATTTTTTCAGCCGTAATGACAATACAAATTATTTCATTGCATCAGCGTTATCAAATGGACAAAATCTTTTTAATTTCAATATTTACTACAAGAAAAATAATTTTGTGGCAATGGGTATTAGGTTTTGTACTGACTTCACCGGCATTTATATTACTTGGATTTTTCGAGAAATATGTTTATGTTGATACCCCTATTATTAATATTTTAGTTGTAATTATTATATTTCATATATTTACAATATCTATTCCATTTTTAGTAGCTACATTCTTTTCAAATCAATATACCTCTATTTTAATACTTGTTGTGATTTATTTTGTATTAATGTTAATGCATGGCTATAAATTGGAGATAATTCAATATATTGCACCTACGCTTAACTTTATGTATCCAGATAATCTACATTATTTAAATTTTGTGGGTGTTTTATTTCTTTGTATTTGCTCTATGGCAGCGGCGGTTTGTTTTAGTAAAAGGCCAACATTAAAAAAAGACAAGTATTTCTTTGCTAGCTTAGCCAGTTGTTCAATTTTAGCAATAATTTGTTTACATCTGTATGAAGAATTCAAAGAGAACGAGCTAATGAGTCAGCCCTATGAAAGTTATGTATTCAATGAAATTACTGTTCAATATAAAGGAGTAAGTCAAAAACGAGCTGATCGATTTTCTGCTATCTATTCAGACCTTACCCAACAAATGGCACAGTTCGGAATAAAAAATCCTTATCAAAAAATTAGTATTACTAAAGACTTTAATTTACCAATTAATAGAGAAGTCGGAAATATTATAAGCATTAATGGAAAGACAATTGAAATACGTCCATATTCTAATAAATTTTTTGAATTTAATTATGGCTATAATATTATAGAAGATTTACTAAATATTTTAATGAACGAAACTTGGAAGACAGAGAAACAGACGGTATGTTATGAGTTGTTAAAAAAAATTATTGAACAGAAAGTTATTCTAAATAATAACAGTGATTTATTTAGTGAAGCAAAGCTGAAAACAATGAAAAATGAACAATTTCATACAACTACAGAATCATATATGACAGATTATCTTACTATTTTGAAAGAAAAACCTCAAGATGCTTATTCGTTTATCATAAAGTTGGAGAATCAATAAATTGATAAGAAGATTAGGAGGCAAATAACATAATACATGAAGGTATTACTGGAGGTATTTAAATATACAGGTCCATATAACAGGAAATTAGTATTTATAAATACAATAATGTGCGTTTCGATGGGTTTAAACATAATACATCCTTTAATATTTGGTAGGTTTATAGATTATGTAACAAATAAGGAAGTAAGTAACGCATTAAAAATCATCCTATTTATTGCAATATTATTTTTAATTAATTTAGGCATTAAATTTATTCAGAAATATTATTTAGCGAAATTAATTGCTAACATTCAAATAGATGTTAAATTGAAAATGGTTAAACGAATTATGGCTAAGGATATGGATGATTATCAATTAATTCCTAAAGGCGAAATGATGAATAAAATTGAAAACGATACAAAAGCTTTTTCAAATGTTCTTTCAGAGTTACTAAATATTTTCATCGATTGTATTAGTATTCTAGTTGTGTTTATAATTTTACTAAATATCAATTTATTGTTAGTTTCGATTCTATTTATCACATGTCCATTAACATTATTTATCTTTAAATTTTATGGCAAAAAAATACGGAAAAAGGACATTAGTGTAAAGCAAAGTTTAGATCATTATCTAACATACTTAGGAGAGTTACTGTCATCTTTTAAATTGTTTAAATTATTAAATAATGAAGCTGAGGGAGTAAATAGATATTCTCAAAAAAATGATTTAGTCTATAAACTATCGCTTGAAAAAATGTTGTTAAATATTAAATCCGGGACAATAATAGAATTCATAAATTATATAAGCTATTTGTTGATTCTTATTTTAGGCGTCTATCTTATTTATAAAGAAGATTTGACTATAGGTATTTTAATTGCCTTTACTTCTTATTCAAATAATTTTAACCAGTCATTTTTAAGATTTGGACAACTAAATACCTTTTTTCAAGAAGCCATAGTATCCATAAATAGAGTTAAAAATCTACTAGATGTGCCTGCTGAAACAAAATGTGATGTAAACAATATGTCTAGTCATATGACGATACCTTCATTTGAGGAAGGTAGGATGGTGTTACGTAACGTATGTTATGAATATTCTAATGAATTTTCACCAATTTTTAAAAATATTAATATTGCAATACCTTTAAAAAAAATCGTTCTTTTTAAAGGTGTGAGCGGATCAGGAAAGACAACTTTGTTAAACATACTTTCAGGGTTATATGTAGGTTACACAGGGGAAATATTAATAAATCAATATAATGTGAAAA
This window harbors:
- a CDS encoding DNA-binding response regulator; translated protein: MMNINVLFVEKTELLETQTENLDYTVKGIPDPSLLFTDIYPSKIVLDISIKSFNGLHLFNHLLKNMPNHPPILIKNHTGVRIEEETNKTNENLNEGKYIHQTNKMLPQIQANFSEKKLTAKELEILLHIAEDKTNCEISLEMGISKRTVEHHISSIIQKFDVNSRVGAVVTAIKHGLLNVK
- a CDS encoding radical SAM/SPASM domain-containing protein, with translation MSINILNTTKTIAVSNIKIVRENKKNYVYVPVSNALFEIDDTIHFILTSKLKSTTEIYNQLKNKINEIEFKNIIDALIENKLINYVEEKTLISPEKFKNISAITLMMVQECNLRCKYCYAGDGEYNEKGRMSLKTAIAAVDFLIAQSGNRNNLSIVFFGGEPLLNFDVLKKIVEYANAQSELYNKNISYSMTCNGTLINKDITKFIVENKIAVQVSVDGNENAHDINRFYGNKKGSYEVIIKRTEELRNKRKLGVRSTITPENTDLVEIYNHLFDLNFRSIYAAPAIQMFTEEQFIELNESYNSLIQYFEELVENEEFHKAVKINNIMKNLERIHAGYESTYSCGAEVNFLAVDINGDFYPCHRFVNNKEYKQGDIFEGVNEVSKTDFLMEAHVSNRLNCNSCWAKNLCGGGCHHENLEMTGKVTNPPKQYCTLTRKQLEGCLHLYLRLTEEQKEILLEKNKEKEFVRNGNQN
- a CDS encoding ABC transporter ATP-binding protein translates to MEIKIKNLTKSYKSIRVLENISLEINMGVFGLLGENGAGKTTLMEIISTLIPFNQGEIEVAGINLKDNPHEVRKMLGYLPQKFDFFPNVTVEETLDYLCRLKGIHRKDVRSQEINLRLQEVSLFNERKKKVQELSGGMKQRLGIAQALIGDPKIILIDEPTVGLDPHERVSFRNLINSISRNKIILLSTHIVQDISSTCKRLMILQKGKINYIGDTAQLIQQVQGKVWLHRTKSSPDEIIQSKLFVSLQEREHDIEIRYIADEPIPGSAVTAPTLEDAYIFINRKEQTML